Below is a genomic region from Nitrospira sp..
GGACCCGCTGCGACGGATCTACCCCCTCTATCCTTCCGGCCGCATCTCCACATCGAGCAGCTTGATCTTGCGGTGCAGATGACTCCGCTCGATTCTTAGATCCTCGGCCGTGCGCGAGATGTTCCAGTGATGCTCCCGCAGCTTGCGCCCAATGTACTCCTTCTCAAACGCGTTGCGGGCATCCCGGAGCGAATCGAAGGATTGTCCCAGCAACGCACTCACCGCGGGCAAGGCCGCCGCGGTCGAAGCTGCTTGGGCAGCGGGGCCGGAGGGACGCACCTGCAAGGCCATCGTGGCCTGCGCCGCATCGATCGTCGCTCCCGGCACGATGATCATCAGCCGCTCGACCAGATTGCCCAGCTCCCGAATGTTTCCCGGCCATTCGTACTGCTCAAAGACCGCCATCGCGTCCGGGGTGATGTCTTTCATCCGCAGGCCCTGCTCCTCCCCGTGCAGCTTGAGAAAATGCCGGATCAGCAGCGGAATATCTTCTCGACGCTCGCGAAGGGGCGGCACCACGATCGGCACCACGTTCAACCGATAGAAGAGGTCTTCCCGAAAGGCGCCCTTCTCGATCTCTTTCAAGAGATCCTTGTTCGACGCGGCGAGGACGCGAACGTCGACCTTCATCAACTTCGTGCCGCCGACCCGGTTGAACTGCTGCTCCTGCAAGGCGCGCAACACCTTGGCCTGCGTGCTCAGACTCATGTCGCCGATCTCGTCCAAAAACAGCGTTCCCCCGTCCGCCTGCTCGAACTGACCCCGCTTCATCGAAGTGGCGCCGCTGAAGGAGCCCTTTTCGTGGCCGAACAGCTCGCTCTCGATCAACGTTTCAGGAATGGCGGCGCAATTGACGGCGACGAAGGGGCGATCGGCTCGCGCGCTGTGCTGGTGGATTCCCCGCGCCACCAGTTCTTTGCCCGTTCCGTTCTCTCCGCCGATCAAGACCCGGCTGTTGGTCGGTCCGGCGGTCTCGATCAATTGACGAAGTTGCTTCATCGCCGGCGAGTGTCCGACGAGCTCGAACCGCCGCTGCACTTTCGTGCGCAGGGATCGATTCTCCTGCTCCAGTCGGTGCTGATCGAGCGCGTGTTTGACGCGAAGCGTGACGTTCTCGAGCGACAGCGGCTTCTCGATGTAGTCGTAGGCCCCGAGCTTGATGGCTTTGACGGCCGTCTCGATCGACCCGTGGCCCGACATCATCATCACCTGGGCCGTGGGCATCAACTCGCGCACGCGCTTCAAGGTTTCCAGCCCGTCCATTTCGGGCATCCAGATATCGAGCAGCATGAGATCGGGCGGGTCCGTCGTGAAAATCTTCAACGCCTCGCCGCCGCTCTTCACCGCCGCCACCTCGTACCCTTCGTCCAGCAGAATGCTGCTGAGGGAAGACAGAATCGCCTCCTCGTCGTCCACCAGTAAAATCGAAGCCGACATAACCCCTTACCCCCTCACTTCTACGCCTTACCCCTCACCGATCACACCGGCAATTCAAACGTAAAGATCGCGCCCTTGGGATGATTGTTGCCGGCCTGGATATGCCCTTCGTGGTCCGTGATGATGCGACGGACGATGGCCAATCCCAGCCCGGTTCCGGTTTTCTTTCTCGTGAAATACGGCACGAACAGCTTTTCCTGGTCTTCCAAGGCGATGCCGGTCCCCTCGTCGGCGATGCTCACCACGGCGCGGCGCCGTTTCGTATCGTACTGGGTGGTGAGCCATACCCGACCCTTCTGACTCATCGCCTGAATGGAATTGTCGAGCAGATTCACCAGCACTCGTTTGATCTGTTCCCAGTCGAACTTCAACGGAGGCAGATCTTCGTCCAGCGAGACGATCAATTCAACGTCCTTGTGGGCGCCTCGATACAGGGCGACCACCTCGTTGATCACGTCGTACAGCGACTGCTGCACCAGCTGCGGCGCGGGAAGTCTGGCGAACTTGGAGAACTCGTCGACCATGTGCTTCAGGCTGGTGACCTCATTGACGATCACGTTCGTCGATTCGTCGAACACACGTTCGAAATCCGAGGCCTTTTCAAAAAACTTCTTCCGCATACGCTGTGCGGACAACTGGATCGGGGTCAGCGGATTCTTGATTTCATGGGCAACTCGGCGGGCGACCTCCTGCCAAGCCGCCACCTTTTGGGCCTTCAGCAACTCCGTCAGATCCTCGAACACCAAGACGATGCCCAAGTCCTGATTCATTTCGTCCTTCATCCTGGAGCCGTGCAGCGCGATCGTCAGGAACTTGCCCTCAACCTCCGCTGTCCCGTCCATCGTCAGGTCGTCCCGTTGATCCACCAGCATGCGGTCATAGAGGGTCTGAAACAGGGCAAGTCCGAACTCCTTGAACACCTCGTTCGCGGACCGGCCGTGGAACCGGTCGGCCGAGATCCCCAGGATCCTCTCGCCCGACGGATTGAAATTCATGATGATCCCGTTCTTCCCGATCGACAGAAGGCCCGCCGCGATGGTCGCCACGACCGTTTCGATGTAGGCGCGACGCCGGTCCAGTTCCAGGTTGTTCTGGCGCAGCGAGACGTTGGCGGCTTCGATCGCGGATTTGCCGCTCTGGAGGTCCGTGGTCATACGGTTGAAGGACTCGATGAGCGTGCCGATTTCGTCCGTGGCCTTGGCGTCGATCCGCACCGACAGATCACCTTGAGCGATGGCTTCCGTGGCCTCGGCCAACCGCTGGATCGGCACGGTGATGCTCCGCGCCACGTAAAAGCCGAACCAGGTCGCGCCGAAGAGAATTAGGACCGTGATCACCGCCACGAACAAATATGCGCCGGCCTTGATCGGATTCTTCATCGCCTTGATCTGTTTGTATTCCTCGTACTGCCGCCCGATCCCGTCCATTTTTGCCAGCAGCGATTCGGGGACGTAGGCATCGACGAGGACGACGCCGCCGACCTCGCCGCCGCGACCGCTGGCGGCAATGGGAGCTGCGGCTCTGACCAGCCGTCCCGTCTGCGCTTCCTGGACCGTATTGGTCTCTTGCTTACCGTTGATCGCCTGGAGCACCAACTGACCCACCGGCAGATCCAGGACCCCGGCCGGCACCTCCGGATCCAGCGACTTCGTGAGGGTCTCCATCTTGGCCGAATAGACTTCGATGCCCGCCACGCCGAATTCCACCCGCTTGCGCGCCATGGCCGAGATCAGAATGTCTCGCTGCGCCGGCAACAGGAGGTCTTCGCGGAAGATTTCATGACTGATCGCTCGTGCGCTGTTGACCGCCAGCGTAATGTGACCGGCGTGCTGCATGCGGGCCACTTCATACGAGTCGCGCATGACCCGATCGATCTGGTCGCTGAACCACACGTCCACCGCCTTATTGACCAACCCGCTCGCGACGAGGGCGAGCAACACCGTAGGAATCAACGAGAAGCCGATGAAGGCCGCCACGAGCTTGGTCCGGAACCCGGAGCCGATGAGCCGATGCCGTCGCTCGAAGTAGGCCTTGATCAGGTTGCGGGACAGGAGCAGGAGCAGAACGACCACCCCGATCAGGTCGAGGTTGATCAGGAGGAGCACGAGCGCGTAACTGGTCGTCGGAATGAACGAATCACTGTCCTCTCCTCCCGGGACGACGACTTGGGTGTAGTAGAAGGTCAGCGAGAGGCAGCACAATAAGAGCAGGAAGACGACGGGAACCGGCCGAAAAAAACTGCGCTTGCGGCGTTCCGGCTCCAGCACAGCGTGCGCCACGCCCATCGGCCGAAGGGGAACATCCTCCTGGATCCTCAGTTCCGCCGCCTCAGGGTGCTCGGAAGCAGGCCACATCGGAGATCCGGTTTGCTTTTGAAGGTTATTCATCGCCGACCTCCCAGGCGTACGATCCCTGGGACGAAGAGTCAAGACTGCTTACTATAGCGGATTTATTCGCTGGTCTCAAAACGTCGCGGGTACGGATCGGATGCCGGACGAAGGTTACTTCCCGGCACTCAGGCTGACGTATTTCATACGCAGCGCGTAGAGCATGTCGCGCAAGACCGCTTGCTCTTCGGTCGTGAGGTTCCCGGCGGTCTTCTCTTCCAGAATCGACAGGAGATCGATGATTTCCTTGGCCTGAGGCAGGTTGACGGGCATGGCCGGCTGTTGAGGATCGAACTTCTCCCCCATGAGCATCAACGAAGAGCTTCCGAGAGAAATGACGAAGGACGCGAACGTCACCGGGAGGTTGGGAGCCTGCCCCGGTTCCGGTGAAACATCGCCGGGCGATTCCGTCTGGGGAGGCGTGGCGGGAGTCTTCTCTGTCGATCCGCTCCCGCGGCGATCCCGAACGACGAATCCCTCTTCCTTCTCGGTGGCCATAGGCAAGTCCAGAACGCTTCGCGCGCTCGCACGCGGGAAATTACCCTATCATAGGGTTCTGAAGGCGCGCAAGGCGCGCCGGCTCATTGAAGCGTCGGTGGAACCGGGTATAATGTCGCTCGCGTTATCCTTACCACCGCGAGACCGAGCATGTCCGAACGGTTCGATAAATTGGCAGAGCTGATGGCGGCCCTGCGGGCGCCGGAGGGTTGTCCGTGGGATCGCAAACAGACCCACGAATCCCTCAAGCCTTACCTGCTTGAAGAAACCTACGAAGTGCTGGACGCGATCGATCATCACGACCGCGCGAAGCTGCCGGAGGAATTGGGCGACGTGCTGCTCCAGATCCTCTTTCATGGCCAGATCGCGTCGGAGAACGGCACCTTCACCCTGGACGACGTCATGGACCGGCTGGCGGACAAATTGGTTCGACGGCATCCGCACGTGTTCGCCGCAGGAACGAACGATACGACGCCCCTCAATGCCGACCAGGTCGTGACCCGCTGGGAAGACATCAAGAAGGCGGAACGGCAGGCGGCGGGACGTCCCGACTCCGTGTTGGACGGCGTGCCCGTCGCGCTGCCGGCGCTGCTGCGGGCCTATCAGATCCAGGCTCGAGCCTCCAGGGTGGGTTTCGACTGGAGCCATGACCAGAGCGGCTTCGATCAGGTCCTTACCAAGATCGAGGAAGAAATCCGGGAGCTGCGCGAGGTCCTGCGTCTGCCGGCTACGGACGGAGCGATCTCTTCGCGACAACGGGAGATCGTCGCGGAATTCGGCGACGTCCTGTTCTCACTGGTGAATCTCGCCCGATTCGTGAAGGTCAATCCCGAAGACGCGCTTCGTCTCTCCGTCAACCGCTTCGTCGAACGCTTCCGGTTCATCGAGCGCGAGGCGGCTCGATCCGGACGAACCGTGGGGGAGTTGTCATTCGACGAAATGAACCGCTTGTGGGAGGCCGCCAAACAAAGCGGCTCGAATCACGCCCAGGACGGTCCTGCATGAATGATCAGCCGGAACCATACCAAGAAGGCAAGCGGGCTGGCATCCATCCGCTCATCGTGGTGTTCAGCGTCCTGCTCGGCTTGTGGCTGTTCGTGGCGCTGATCGTGCCGAGTTCCAAGAACAAGCAGGCGGCCGGCACCGAAGGACCGGCCATGCCGATGATCGAGGATCCAGAAGCCGCGCCGGTCATCTTCAAGGTCGAGGCTACGGTGCCCGACATGAACGCCGTCAGCCTGGTCGTCCCGACACAGGCCACCGAAAGTCAGATCGTGGGCCTGTTGAAGCGACTTAGAAAGGAACGACTCGCAGGCTCATTGTCGGATCTGATCCCGGCCACGACGCCGGGCCACAAGCTGGGCGACCATGCCGTGGCCGACATTTACGTGACCTCCGACGCCAAGTACGCCAAGGCGGACGTGCTCAAGACCCTCACGCGCGGCGCCCATGCGCCGGGCGGACTCTATCCGGATGCGGTCCCGTTCGAAGTGGCCATGGAGGAGATCAGAGGTCACTACCGCATCGACCTCCACAATACGGGCGCCCCCGACAGCGGCTCCGTCGGGTTCGCCGACGAATCGGGCGTCCATTCTAAGCACTATCGAAAAATCTTCTGACTTCAGACATTGGCACGCTTCTTCACTTCGGCCAACAAGGCCTGACCTTCACGGTCGAGCCAGGCGTCCAGCTTGACGAAGAGATGCGCCTGCGGCCCGGTGAACGGCTCGATGATGACGTCACGTCGATCCGACAGAGTGCCTTCGGCTTCCGCGATCTTGAGCTTTTCGTCGGCGATCCGCCGCGAGAGCGCTCGTGCGATCAGGAGCTGCTGACCCGGCGTGCCGGTGACTTGGCCGAGCAATCGGCCCTTGACAACGTCCAACTCTTCGGCGATCGCGACCTTGACCCGCACGGCGTGCGGCATGCTCCATGATGCCCGTTGGACTGCATAGTCATATGAGAACACCGGCTCTCTCGGCTCACGAAAGGGGCCGCTGACCTCGAGCACGGTCAATTTGTTGTCCGTCGCCATGGTTTTCACGTCTCCCCACCTCTTACTCGTTCTCCCGACAGATATCGGACGACGCGGTCGGCCGCGACCGATCCGTCGCGGATGCAATCGGGAATGCCAACCCCCCGATACGCCGAGCCGGTCAGCACCAGCCCACCGAACCGGCTGAGCGCCGCCTCAATCTGCTCGAGCCGCTCCAGATGTCCGAGCACATACTGCGGCATCGCCTTGATCCAGCGATTGACCTCGACATAGGTCGGCTCGGCGATGAGTCCGCTGATATGCCGCAACTCGGCGCGAACCCGAGCGACCAGCGCTTGATCGTCCAGCTCCAACACCGCTTCCCGCCCCGCGCCTCCGAGATAGCAACGAATCAGCACCTGGTCGGCCGGGGCGCGGTGGGGCCATTTCAGCGACGTCCACGTCGCCGCGATCAGATCACGCTGCTCGACGCGGGGAACGACGAAACCGAAGCCCTGCACGCACCGCCCCACCGCGGTCGCAGGATACGCCATTGCGACGGTCGCCGTCGAGGCGTAGGGAATCCTCTCCAGCAGGCCGCCCGCAATCGGTGTCAACGGCCGGAGCAACTCCGCTGAAATGAACGCGGGGGTCGCCAAGATCACCCCGTCGACCGACAGCGCTCCGCCTCCGCTCAGCATCACATCGTAGGTCCACCGGCCCAGCTCATGGGATCGCACCCGGAGCGATTCCACGGAGGTGCCGCTTCGCAACATCACGCCCCGATCCGTCAACGACCGGCGAAGCGCGGTGACCAGATCTTCCAATCCGTTCCTGAGACTCACGAACATCGTCCGCTTCGGTCCGGCCGCCTGCGCGCCGGAGGCATCGGCCCTCGTCGCGAGCATTCCGCGGATGACGCTGCCGTGTGTCCGCTCGAGTTCGGAAAACCGCGGGAACGTGGCCCTGATGCTCAACTGTTGAGCGTCTCCGGCATAGATGCCGGCCATCAGCGGCTCCATCATTCGTTCGAACGCCTGACGGCCGAATCGACGACGGAAGAAGGAGGCGAGGGATTCGTCCTCCGGCGACCGTTTGGCCGGTAGGACGATGTCCGCCCCCATGCGAAGCAGTCCGGCGGGGCTCAATAGACCGCTTCGGAGAAACGGGCCGATTTGGCCGGGAGCGATGACCACCAGCCCTTCCGGCAATTCGCGAAGGCGGCCGCGCGAATACACGCAGGCTTTCGTCGCCGTCTTATTGGTGCCGATCAACTGATCGATGAGACCGAGCTTGTCGATGAGCTGCAGACCGGCGGGCTTTTGAGACAGAAACGAGTCGGGGCCGGCTTCTGTGACCAGGTCACCGACCCGGTGAGTCACGATCTTCCCGCCCCAAGACGGACTGCGCTCAAGGACCGTGCAGGCGATCGGCACGCCCGCCTGCGCCGAGCGCTCAAGGAGGGCAAACGCCGAGGCCAGCCCCGCGATACCTCCCCCGACGATGGCGACGGTCTTGGGCGCGGTCACGACGTGAGCGTCAGCGAAGATTCATGGGCCGCCAGTACGTCGATCAACGTCTCCACCAGTGCCGGCGAATCGTTGAGCATGGGCATGCGCTCGAGGCGCAGGCCGAGACCGGCGGCCAGCTGTCGCAATTCGATGTCGATGTCGTACAGGGTTTCGACATGGTCGCACAGGAAGCCGATCGGAGCGACCAGCACCTGCCGCTGACCGGCTCGGCTCAGCTCATGGACCATAGATTCGACCGTCGGACCCAACCATTTCTCTCCTGACCGACCCTGGCTTTGATAGGCAAAGCAGGTCGGTTGGCCGCCCAACCGTGCGGTCACGGCCGCCACCGTGCCCCGTACTTCCTCCGGATAGGGATCGTCCATCGCCACGATCCGCTCCGGCAGACTGTGCGCCGTGAACAGCACGGGAATGGTGGATCTCACGTCGGAGGGAAACAGCTCGAGAGTCTGCTGAATGTGATCCGCAATGGCGTCGATGAGACGGGGGTGCCGATGCCAGCTACCCACGTAGCTCACTGGGCAGCTGT
It encodes:
- the hemH gene encoding ferrochelatase, giving the protein MDGGRDKEGIVTGAQRPIAVLLMAMGGPDKLENVEPFLLDVRGGRPTPPDLVEEIRRRYRATGGKSPAVGITQAVAARLERRLNESRGRYRVYVGLRHWHPFIRETYAELLRDEPERVIGLCMAPQQSSLSTGAYRNKVEEARSALGDSCPVSYVGSWHRHPRLIDAIADHIQQTLELFPSDVRSTIPVLFTAHSLPERIVAMDDPYPEEVRGTVAAVTARLGGQPTCFAYQSQGRSGEKWLGPTVESMVHELSRAGQRQVLVAPIGFLCDHVETLYDIDIELRQLAAGLGLRLERMPMLNDSPALVETLIDVLAAHESSLTLTS
- a CDS encoding DUF1844 domain-containing protein, with the protein product MATEKEEGFVVRDRRGSGSTEKTPATPPQTESPGDVSPEPGQAPNLPVTFASFVISLGSSSLMLMGEKFDPQQPAMPVNLPQAKEIIDLLSILEEKTAGNLTTEEQAVLRDMLYALRMKYVSLSAGK
- a CDS encoding sigma-54 dependent transcriptional regulator, translated to MSASILLVDDEEAILSSLSSILLDEGYEVAAVKSGGEALKIFTTDPPDLMLLDIWMPEMDGLETLKRVRELMPTAQVMMMSGHGSIETAVKAIKLGAYDYIEKPLSLENVTLRVKHALDQHRLEQENRSLRTKVQRRFELVGHSPAMKQLRQLIETAGPTNSRVLIGGENGTGKELVARGIHQHSARADRPFVAVNCAAIPETLIESELFGHEKGSFSGATSMKRGQFEQADGGTLFLDEIGDMSLSTQAKVLRALQEQQFNRVGGTKLMKVDVRVLAASNKDLLKEIEKGAFREDLFYRLNVVPIVVPPLRERREDIPLLIRHFLKLHGEEQGLRMKDITPDAMAVFEQYEWPGNIRELGNLVERLMIIVPGATIDAAQATMALQVRPSGPAAQAASTAAALPAVSALLGQSFDSLRDARNAFEKEYIGRKLREHHWNISRTAEDLRIERSHLHRKIKLLDVEMRPEG
- the mazG gene encoding nucleoside triphosphate pyrophosphohydrolase → MSERFDKLAELMAALRAPEGCPWDRKQTHESLKPYLLEETYEVLDAIDHHDRAKLPEELGDVLLQILFHGQIASENGTFTLDDVMDRLADKLVRRHPHVFAAGTNDTTPLNADQVVTRWEDIKKAERQAAGRPDSVLDGVPVALPALLRAYQIQARASRVGFDWSHDQSGFDQVLTKIEEEIRELREVLRLPATDGAISSRQREIVAEFGDVLFSLVNLARFVKVNPEDALRLSVNRFVERFRFIEREAARSGRTVGELSFDEMNRLWEAAKQSGSNHAQDGPA
- the hemG gene encoding protoporphyrinogen oxidase, encoding MTAPKTVAIVGGGIAGLASAFALLERSAQAGVPIACTVLERSPSWGGKIVTHRVGDLVTEAGPDSFLSQKPAGLQLIDKLGLIDQLIGTNKTATKACVYSRGRLRELPEGLVVIAPGQIGPFLRSGLLSPAGLLRMGADIVLPAKRSPEDESLASFFRRRFGRQAFERMMEPLMAGIYAGDAQQLSIRATFPRFSELERTHGSVIRGMLATRADASGAQAAGPKRTMFVSLRNGLEDLVTALRRSLTDRGVMLRSGTSVESLRVRSHELGRWTYDVMLSGGGALSVDGVILATPAFISAELLRPLTPIAGGLLERIPYASTATVAMAYPATAVGRCVQGFGFVVPRVEQRDLIAATWTSLKWPHRAPADQVLIRCYLGGAGREAVLELDDQALVARVRAELRHISGLIAEPTYVEVNRWIKAMPQYVLGHLERLEQIEAALSRFGGLVLTGSAYRGVGIPDCIRDGSVAADRVVRYLSGERVRGGET
- a CDS encoding ATP-binding protein translates to MNNLQKQTGSPMWPASEHPEAAELRIQEDVPLRPMGVAHAVLEPERRKRSFFRPVPVVFLLLLCCLSLTFYYTQVVVPGGEDSDSFIPTTSYALVLLLINLDLIGVVVLLLLLSRNLIKAYFERRHRLIGSGFRTKLVAAFIGFSLIPTVLLALVASGLVNKAVDVWFSDQIDRVMRDSYEVARMQHAGHITLAVNSARAISHEIFREDLLLPAQRDILISAMARKRVEFGVAGIEVYSAKMETLTKSLDPEVPAGVLDLPVGQLVLQAINGKQETNTVQEAQTGRLVRAAAPIAASGRGGEVGGVVLVDAYVPESLLAKMDGIGRQYEEYKQIKAMKNPIKAGAYLFVAVITVLILFGATWFGFYVARSITVPIQRLAEATEAIAQGDLSVRIDAKATDEIGTLIESFNRMTTDLQSGKSAIEAANVSLRQNNLELDRRRAYIETVVATIAAGLLSIGKNGIIMNFNPSGERILGISADRFHGRSANEVFKEFGLALFQTLYDRMLVDQRDDLTMDGTAEVEGKFLTIALHGSRMKDEMNQDLGIVLVFEDLTELLKAQKVAAWQEVARRVAHEIKNPLTPIQLSAQRMRKKFFEKASDFERVFDESTNVIVNEVTSLKHMVDEFSKFARLPAPQLVQQSLYDVINEVVALYRGAHKDVELIVSLDEDLPPLKFDWEQIKRVLVNLLDNSIQAMSQKGRVWLTTQYDTKRRRAVVSIADEGTGIALEDQEKLFVPYFTRKKTGTGLGLAIVRRIITDHEGHIQAGNNHPKGAIFTFELPV